In Musa acuminata AAA Group cultivar baxijiao chromosome BXJ2-8, Cavendish_Baxijiao_AAA, whole genome shotgun sequence, one genomic interval encodes:
- the LOC135618829 gene encoding cold-responsive protein kinase 1-like isoform X2, protein MQRMILALLTKLDRELLVLYIRLGDGTVVAVKVLSAESKHGAQQFLTEITVISGIIHENLVKLFGCCVEESHRILVYNYLENSSLAQTLLGSSHSSTQFNWRARVKICVGVARGLALLHDEVRPHVVHRDIKASNILLDKDLTPKISDFGLAKLLPANMSHVSTRVAGTLGYLAPEYAIRGQVTRKSDVYSFGVLLLEIVSGRCNTNTRLPYEDQCFLERSPGITNGFLVMQTWALYKYGKLVNIIDSSLTDDLDIEEACRFLKIGLLCTQDAMTLRPSMSTVIKLLTGEKDVNYEKIVKPGIIENFMDLKIRNKDPMNRSKVMSSFLHSSPSSSENTTDASMTFRSNIRGRD, encoded by the exons ATGCAACGGATGATTTTAGCCCTGCTAACAAAATTGGACAGGGAGCTTTTGGTTCTGTATATAAG GCTTGGAGATGGAACAGTTGTCGCTGTAAAGGTCCTCTCTGCTGAGTCAAAGCATGGAGCACAACAATTTCTGACTGAAATCACCGTAATCTCTGGCATCATCCATGAGAATCTTGTCAAGCTGTTTGGTTGCTGCGTAGAAGAATCTCACAGAATACTTGTCTACAACTATCTTGAGAATAGCAGCCTTGCACAAACACTTCTTG GATCGAGCCACAGTAGCACTCAGTTCAACTGGAGAGCACGAGTCAAAATTTGTGTTGGTGTTGCTCGTGGACTTGCATTACTTCATGATGAAGTCAGGCCTCATGTCGTTCACAGAGATATTAAAGCGAGCAATATTCTTCTTGATAAGGACCTCACACCAAAAATATCTGATTTTGGTTTAGCAAAGCTTCTTCCCGCAAATATGTCTCATGTCAGCACACGAGTTGCTGGAACACT TGGTTACTTAGCGCCAGAGTATGCAATTCGTGGACAAGTGACAAGGAAGTCAGATGTTTACAGCTTTGGTGTTCTTCTTCTAGAAATAGTTAGTGGCAGATGTAACACCAACACAAGGCTACCCTATGAAGATCAGTGTTTTCTGGAAAGG TCCCCAGGCATCACAAATGGATTTTTGGTCATGCAAACGTGGGCGCTATACAAATATGGCAAGCTGGTGAATATCATTGATAGTTCTTTAACAGATGATTTAGATATTGAAGAGGCATGTAGGTTCCTGAAGATTGGACTTCTGTGCACACAAGACGCGATGACGCTTCGGCCCTCAATGTCCACTGTCATCAAGTTGCTGACTGGTGAAAAGGATGTCAACTATGAGAAGATCGTAAAGCCTGGTATAATCGAGAATTTTATGGACCTTAAGATTAGAAACAAGGATCCAATGAATAGATCCAAGGTCATGTCATCCTTTCTACACAGCTCACCCTCGTCATCAGAGAACACCACAGATGCATCCATGACCTTTCGCAGCAATATCCGAGGACGAGACTGA
- the LOC135618829 gene encoding cold-responsive protein kinase 1-like isoform X1, which produces MTCFSFIFRRQKTSNWKRGQIDEDIPRTESVKIYTYKELKNATDDFSPANKIGQGAFGSVYKGRLGDGTVVAVKVLSAESKHGAQQFLTEITVISGIIHENLVKLFGCCVEESHRILVYNYLENSSLAQTLLGSSHSSTQFNWRARVKICVGVARGLALLHDEVRPHVVHRDIKASNILLDKDLTPKISDFGLAKLLPANMSHVSTRVAGTLGYLAPEYAIRGQVTRKSDVYSFGVLLLEIVSGRCNTNTRLPYEDQCFLERSPGITNGFLVMQTWALYKYGKLVNIIDSSLTDDLDIEEACRFLKIGLLCTQDAMTLRPSMSTVIKLLTGEKDVNYEKIVKPGIIENFMDLKIRNKDPMNRSKVMSSFLHSSPSSSENTTDASMTFRSNIRGRD; this is translated from the exons ATGACTTGTTTCTCTTTCATATTCAGAAGGCAAAAAACTTCAAACTGGAAGCGTGGTCAAATTGATGAAG aCATTCCAAGAACCGAAAGTGTTAAAATCTACACCTACAAGGAATTGAAAAATGCAACGGATGATTTTAGCCCTGCTAACAAAATTGGACAGGGAGCTTTTGGTTCTGTATATAAG GGAAGGCTTGGAGATGGAACAGTTGTCGCTGTAAAGGTCCTCTCTGCTGAGTCAAAGCATGGAGCACAACAATTTCTGACTGAAATCACCGTAATCTCTGGCATCATCCATGAGAATCTTGTCAAGCTGTTTGGTTGCTGCGTAGAAGAATCTCACAGAATACTTGTCTACAACTATCTTGAGAATAGCAGCCTTGCACAAACACTTCTTG GATCGAGCCACAGTAGCACTCAGTTCAACTGGAGAGCACGAGTCAAAATTTGTGTTGGTGTTGCTCGTGGACTTGCATTACTTCATGATGAAGTCAGGCCTCATGTCGTTCACAGAGATATTAAAGCGAGCAATATTCTTCTTGATAAGGACCTCACACCAAAAATATCTGATTTTGGTTTAGCAAAGCTTCTTCCCGCAAATATGTCTCATGTCAGCACACGAGTTGCTGGAACACT TGGTTACTTAGCGCCAGAGTATGCAATTCGTGGACAAGTGACAAGGAAGTCAGATGTTTACAGCTTTGGTGTTCTTCTTCTAGAAATAGTTAGTGGCAGATGTAACACCAACACAAGGCTACCCTATGAAGATCAGTGTTTTCTGGAAAGG TCCCCAGGCATCACAAATGGATTTTTGGTCATGCAAACGTGGGCGCTATACAAATATGGCAAGCTGGTGAATATCATTGATAGTTCTTTAACAGATGATTTAGATATTGAAGAGGCATGTAGGTTCCTGAAGATTGGACTTCTGTGCACACAAGACGCGATGACGCTTCGGCCCTCAATGTCCACTGTCATCAAGTTGCTGACTGGTGAAAAGGATGTCAACTATGAGAAGATCGTAAAGCCTGGTATAATCGAGAATTTTATGGACCTTAAGATTAGAAACAAGGATCCAATGAATAGATCCAAGGTCATGTCATCCTTTCTACACAGCTCACCCTCGTCATCAGAGAACACCACAGATGCATCCATGACCTTTCGCAGCAATATCCGAGGACGAGACTGA